AATTCATTAAGATGTCAATTGGTACCTACGCTGGGTAAATAAAAAGAACACCCCAGTGTTCTTTTTATTTGGTTTCATAGAGCACAGTAATTGTATCCCCAGGCCTCGGGTAGAACCTGCCGATAGGAGTTGGGAGAAGGGCATTGTTGATGTATGTCTTCCATGTACGATCGCCAGCCTCTTTTCCAGCAAGACTACTGATCTGTCGATCTCTGCCGCTTCCTGTCCAAGAGAGGCTAATACGTTCTATTTCCATAACCCGCTCGATGATATTCGCGACAGAATCTCCCTCAGGTATGGAGACCCCATTCCATGAGTGGGAGGATGATTCTCCGTCATAAATAAGGACTGTTACTGTGTTTGGGGTACGCGTATCCTCGGCACTCTTTTGGGAAGCTAATTTCATAAAGCCTGCACCAATCAGGAATCCCACAATCAAAAGGAGTATGGGAATGGTAAGTGCGTATGTTGTGAGGAGCCGCGAGATGCTACTCAGAAATCGTTGATGATGTTGAGGTGTCATTTGGTGTGGTTGATGAGGTGGTGCTACTAGTATCTATTGGAGGGGAGATAGTGTCCTCAGTTGACACTTCGGGAGGTGCCGTTTCTCGTAGGGTTGTTGTTGGAGTGACTGGTGTGAGTGTGTATTGTTGTCCGCTATTGGTCGTCGAAATAGTGCCACTTTGTCCAGTAATCGCCGCAATGACCGCACCTGCGCAGAAGATACAAATAAGCGCAGCAAATACAACGTGTTTTGATTGCATGTAATTATTATAGCAGAGAATTTATGTGTCGCACGAGCAGTTTGCGTGCTACTTTTTTGCTCAATCTCTGTTATAATAAACATATAACAAGTAATACAAAATCATATGATGCGATTGATACTTAAGGCGACGGGGATCGAGCACACCAATGCGATTGATGCATATGTTGGGAGTAGATTGCGCGAACTTGAGAAGGTACTTGATCCAAAGGAAAAGAGTTGTATTGCACGAGTAGAAATAGCGAAGGAAACGAAACATCATAAGACAGGTGCCGATGTATATAAGGCTGAGCTCACAATGCGCACGAGCAAGAAAGATTTTAGAGTGACTGCGACCGATGAAGCAGATCTCTATGCTGCTATCGATGCGCTCAAAGATCATATCGTGCGTGATATCAAAGATCATCGCGAGCGAGTACGTCAACAGCAAAAAGACGGTGATCGCAAGGTGAAGCGAGCACTCAAGGGGGATAAGTAAGAAAACACGCGCATGCTGCGCGTGTTTTTGGTTATTGACAGAAAAATCGAAATGTAATATATTTTTAACGTAACATATTTTTAACATATGCTACCTAACACACAAGACTATGTTTAACTTCATTAAGCCAGAATGGTTCAGACGTCGAAAGTATTCAGGATGGGGAGTGACGCCAATTACTTGGCAGGGGTGGCTGACGACACTCGTGCTTGTATCACCTCTTGTATATTTCTCATCTCGCATCAAAAATGGAATTCCATTGCTCGGAGCGGTGTTCGTGTTTTTCATTGTTTACTTCATTGCGTTTATGTTTTTTATCTTCGCGTTAATGACGCGGATAAAGACTGATGAGCGCAATCAGGCACATGAAGCGATTGCAGATCGAAATGCATTATGGTCGCTGGTGCTCATCATTGGAATAGGACTTGTTGCAGAAGGAGTCGCTCCGCTCTGGGTGCATGCGCTTTCGCCAGTAAATCCATTCATTATTGGGGGAATCCTGACTGCATGGCTTACAAAGATGATTTCAATGTACTGGCTCGATAAGCATGACTGATATGCGGACTCAAATTACACTTTATCGCAAGCGGCTTGAAATGACCCAAGAAGAGCTCGCCGCACG
Above is a window of Candidatus Paceibacterota bacterium DNA encoding:
- a CDS encoding HPF/RaiA family ribosome-associated protein; this encodes MMRLILKATGIEHTNAIDAYVGSRLRELEKVLDPKEKSCIARVEIAKETKHHKTGADVYKAELTMRTSKKDFRVTATDEADLYAAIDALKDHIVRDIKDHRERVRQQQKDGDRKVKRALKGDK